One window of the Ammospiza caudacuta isolate bAmmCau1 chromosome 9, bAmmCau1.pri, whole genome shotgun sequence genome contains the following:
- the ACSL5 gene encoding long-chain-fatty-acid--CoA ligase 5, whose translation MIWILQVLFSPLPTPALISLIAFGAVIFLWVISRPKPLLPPVDLNKQSIGIEGGARRAALLTDNNLLSYYFEDAKTLYEVFQRGVSISGNGDCLGYRKPKQPYQWLTYKQVSDRTKYLGSGLLQKGCQPSSSQYIGIFAQNRPEWIISEYACYTYSMVAVPLYDTLGPEAIVYIVNKADISVVICDTPAKAEVLLKNCEDKKTPCLKIIVLMDLFDKELKDRGAKVGVEILSLQEVEELGRNNIRDPVPPKPEDLSVVCFTSGTTGNPKGAMLTHQNVVSNAAAFLRCTENTIECTSSDVVISYLPLAHMFERVVQTVVYSCGAKVGFFQGDIKLLTDDMKTLKPTLFPVVPRLLNRVYDKIQSGANTPVKKFLLKFAVFMKTAEIKQGIIRNDSIWDKVVFKKIQETMGGRVRIMVTGAAPISPSVLTFLRAALGCQIFEGYGQTECSAGSTFSMPGDWTTGHVGAPLACNIIKLDDVEEMSYFSSNNEGEVCIKGPNVFKGYLKDPEKTAEAIDKDGWLHTGDIGKWLPNGTLKIIDRKKNIFKLAQGEYIAPEKIENVYIRSAPVAQVFVHGESLRSFLIGIVVPDAEMLPEFAAKLGVKGSFEELCKNPAVKKAILDDMIQLGRQAGLKSFEQVKDLYIHTELFSVENGLLTPTLKAKRGDVVKFFQKEIEALYSSTQE comes from the exons ATGATCTGGATACTTCAAGTGTTGTTCTCACCGCTCCCAACACCAGCATTGATCAGTCTCATTGCATTTGGAGCTGTCATCTTCCTGTGGGTGATAAGCAGGCCAAAACCCCTCTTACCTCCTGTTGACTTGAACAAGCAGTCGATAGGAATTGAG GGAGGAGCCAGAAGAGCTGCACTCTTGACAGATAATAACCTGCTTTCTTATTACTTTGAAGATGCTAAAACCCTGTATGAAGTTTTCCAGAGAGGAGTGAGTATTTCTG GAAATGGTGACTGTCTAGGCTACAGGAAACCCAAGCAACCTTATCAGTGGCTGACATATAAACAG GTTTCAGACAGAACTAAATACCTGGGATCAGGACTTCTGCAAAAAGGATGCCAACCATCATCAAGCCAGTATATTGGCATTTTTGCTCAGAATAGGCCAGAG tgGATCATTTCAGAATATGCCTGCTACACCTACTCAATGGTTGCTGTTCCACTCTATGACACTCTGGGACCAGAGGCCATTGTATATATTGTTAACAAAG cTGACATAAGCGTGGTGATCTGTGACACGCCTGCAAAGGCAGAGGTCTTGCTTAAGAACTGTGAGGACAAAAAGACCCCATGTCTGAAGATTATTGTTCTCATGGATCTCTTTGATAAAGAGCTCAAGGACAGAGGAGCTAAAGTGGGAGTTGAAAttctgtcactgcaggaggTTGAG gagctgggaagaAACAACATCAGAGATCCAGTT CCTCCTAAGCCTGAAGATCTTTCTGTTGTGTGTTTTACAAGTGGAACCACAG GTAACCCTAAAGGAGCCATGCTGACACATCAGAATGTTGTTTCAAATGCTGCTGCCTTCCTTAGATGCACAGAG AACACAATTGAGTGTACAAGTTCAGATGTTGTCATTTCCTATCTTCCTCTGGCTCACATGTTTGAGAGAGTTGTGCAG ACTGTGGTATACAGCTGTGGAGCAAAAGTAGGCTTCTTCCAAGGAGATATCAAGCTGCTAACAGATGACATGAAAACCTTGAAGCCAACGCTATTTCCAGTTGTACCAAGACTGCTCAACAGAGTCTATGACAAG ATCCAGAGTGGTGCAAACACCCCAGTAAAGAAATTCCTGTTAAAATTTGCTGTGTTTATGAAgacagctgaaataaaacagGGCATCATTCGAAATGACAGCATTTGGGACAAGGTTGTCTTCAAAAAAATTCAG GAAACCATGGGTGGAAGAGTGCGTATCATGGTGACAGGTGCAGCCCCTATATCTCCCTCTGTCCTGACATTTCTTAGAGCAGCATTAGGCTGTCAG ATCTTTGAAGGTTATGGCCAGACTGAATGCTCAGCTGGATCCACTTTCTCAATGCCTGGAGACTGGACAACAG gCCATGTTGGAGCCCCTCTGGCTTGTAATATCATAAAACTAGATGATGTGGAAGAAATGAGCTACTTCTCTTCTAACAATGAAGGCGAG GTCTGCATTAAAGGACCAAATGTGTTCAAAGGTTATCTGAAAGACCCTGAGAAGACAGCAGAAGCAATTGATAAAGATGGCTGGCTCCACACTGGAGACATAGGGAAGTGGTTGCCA AATGGAACGCTGAAGATCATTGATAGGAAGAAGAATATATTTAAACTTGCACAAGGAGAATACATTGCTCCAGAGAAGATAGAAAATGTCTATATCAGAAGTGCTCCTGTAGCCCAGGTCTTTGTACATGGGGAAAGTCTGAGG tcttttctAATAGGTATAGTGGTTCCTGATGCTGAGATGCTTCCAGAATTTGCAGCAAAACTGGGAGTCAAAGGTTCCTTTGAAGAGCTCTGCAAAAACCCT GCAGTGAAGAAAGCTATTTTAGATGATATGATCCAACTGGGGAGACAAGCTGGCCTTAAATCCTTTGAACAA gTTAAAGACCTGTACATCCACACAGAGTTGTTTTCTGTAGAAAATGGACTCTTGACGCCAACACTGAAGGCAAAGCGAGGAGACGTTGTTAAATTCTTCCAGAAGGAGATTGAGGCCCTCTATTCATCTACTCAGGAATAA
- the ZDHHC6 gene encoding palmitoyltransferase ZDHHC6: protein MVGPGALQRARRLCHWGPAVALAVVAVCSATAMADAALWYWPLDTAGGSVNFVMLLNWTVMILYNYFSAMFVGPGYVPLGWTPEKSQDCMYLQYCKVCQSYKAPRSHHCRKCNRCVMKMDHHCPWINNCCGYQNHASFTLFLLLAPLGCIHASFIFIMTMYTQLYNRISFGWSSVKIDMSAAKRDPRPIIPFGLSAFAASLFALGLALGTTIAVGMLFIIQMKVILTNKTSIESWIEEKAKDRIQYYQTGETFIFPYDMGSKWKNFRQVFTWSGIPEGDGLDWPVRDGCHQYSLTIEQLKQKADKRVRSVRYRAIEDYSGVCCPVTKGVKTFFTTPCTEEPRIALSKGDLILATRGLKHWMYGEKILISAADGGIRERGWFPRNCVEKYQYDSETDQPVDGEKKIK, encoded by the exons ATGGTGGGGCCGGGCGCGCTGCAGCGGGCGCGCCGCCTGTGCCACTGGGGCCCGGCGGTGGCGCTGGCCGTGGTGGCCGTGTGCTCCGCCACCGCCATGGCCGACGCCGCGCTCTGGTACTGGCCCTTGGACACGGCCGGGGGAAGCGTCAACTTCGTGATGCTGCTCAACTGGACCGTCATGATCCTCTACAACTACTTCAGCGCCATGTTCGTGGGCCCCGGGTACGTCCCGCTGGGGTGGACGCCG GAGAAATCTCAGGATTGCATGTATCTCCAATACTGTAAAGTGTGTCAGTCTTACAAGGCACCTCGTTCACACCACTGTCGGAAGTGTAACAG ATGTGTTATGAAGATGGATCACCACTGCCCTTGGATCAACAACTGTTGTGGATATCAGAATCATGCATCTTTCACTCTGTTTCTCCTCTTAGCTCCACTGGGATGCATTCACGCTTCTTTCATATTTATAATGACAATGTACACTCAGCTTTACAACAGA ATATCTTTTGGGTGGAGTTCTGTGAAGATTGACATGAGTGCAGCCAAAAGAGACCCTCGTCCCATAATCCCCTTTGGACTGTCTGCATTTGCTGCATCTTTATTTGCCTTAGGACTGGCATTAGGAACAACTATTGCTGTTGGGATGCTTTTTATTATCCAG ATGAAAGTAATTTTGACAAATAAAACTTCAATCGAATCCTGGATTGAAGAAAAG GCCAAAGACAGAATCCAGTACTACCAAACGGGTGAGACCTTTATCTTCCCCTATGATATGGGAAGTAAATGGAAGAACTTCAGGCAAGTGTTTACATGGTCTGGGATTCCTGAGGGAGATGGCCTGGACTGGCCAGTTAGAGATGGATGTCACCAATACAGTTTGACG ATAGAGCAACTGAAACAGAAAGCAGACAAGCGAGTAAGAAGT GTGAGGTATCGAGCCATAGAAGATTACAGTGGTGTCTGCTGCCCTGTGACTAAAGGTGTTAAAACATTCTTCACAACACCCTGCACTGAAGAACCTAGAATTGCACTGAGTAAAGGAGATCTCATTTTAGCCACCAGAGGCTTAAA ACACTGGATGTATGGTGAGAAGATTCTCATCTCAGCTGCTGATG GTGGAATAAGAGAACGAGGCTGGTTCCCTAGGAATTGTGTGGAAAAGTACCAGTATGACTCTGAAACGGATCAGCCAGTGGatggagagaagaaaatcaaatag